Proteins from one Elgaria multicarinata webbii isolate HBS135686 ecotype San Diego chromosome 3, rElgMul1.1.pri, whole genome shotgun sequence genomic window:
- the ETAA1 gene encoding ewing's tumor-associated antigen 1, which translates to MASKRRKAAAKKTGVGAFCLKSPARSSSSSRRKAAAEDAQDGESPCSKAEETSSYKTPKRRLASRSRLPTFSSPVNETDIQQEIFWDPHSPIAPKLGNEQKKQAVSGRTVDISEIVNRIAPQDERPACNEGSLLGLWIGDDAIPCTPGLTKVRSRVKVNGARGLRLKNREEELMKLAKQFDKNLTDAIQDQDAPCHNVAHISSEGKTSIEPQDGVAKEDAGSVEHCENGSQKSIDFEAEVALNDLFDCSTQKCSGQLSQSLSDCSSNSSFHGNRNTLLKDKHTSDNATAASECVVRDGPQRQVSSLAVECMAAIPPEKAEMTSEQTVPITSSSKVDLVVSNKLDRIVGDDFEDWGADLLPDDSFVMQITQDPELINIPANALCHTSNKSSEAKKSTAGSEKPYTFDSSNKVPASCALQKTSVQIETPKAILLHKDFSLKTDKMESISESCPNKTSGCNSVSVKSGNKSVQGGFTQLKCVRNDNFSEKRAALISVPCLPKPQTGKYRSNMHSVNYQLSTVSATTKALDRKKATSQRSTGHLKQTDVPKKNVLLFDDWNEPRFSDDVLDLFCESNSLWGANCDDDDLLYQVCDDVEKSSLSQEVANENEKAKSVVASASKLKVGSCLAVPIQGLSHCLQAHVGRKTFSLDPPVTITKPLKNENSANSPVQHTCAPFKSESVNGVPGKWRRSLSVPEGGFASGSSSATLSTTCLNVNNMQWQNGLYNVAKVQNSSKINQVSAEKVKYVFRKTNSSQALVLDHKNVNIGDLSRTKLGLWESKNAPNIPFQATLQMNQKPAFKRHLSDGFAQSGTDQRSRKCSQEEIARKKQEALERRKCKMQASLKNTAPT; encoded by the exons CGGAGGACGCCCAAGATGGAGAGAGCCCCTGCAGCAAAGCGGAGG AAACAAGTTCATATAAGACGCCAAAGAGAAGACTGGCTAGCAGATCACGCTTGCCTACCTTCAGTTCTCCTGTGAATGAAACTGACATACAGCAAGAGATCTTCTGGGATCCTCATTCACCAATTGCACCTAAGCTAG GCAATGAACAAAAGAAGCAGGCAGTAAGCGGTCGTACGGTTGACATCTCGGAAATTGTTAATCGGATTGCTCCTCAG GATGAAAGACCTGCCTGTAATGAAGGATCTCTGCTGGGGTTGTGGATTGGTGATGATGCAATTCCTTGTACTCCTGGACTAACGAAAGTACGATCTAGAGTAAAAGTGAATGGGGCAAG AGGTCTTCGGTTAAaaaacagagaagaggagctTATGAAGCTGGCAAAGCAATTTGATAAAAACCTGACTGATGCAATCCAGGATCAAGATGCTCCATGCCACAATGTTGCTCACATTTCATCAGAGGGAAAGACGTCAATTGAACCTCAAGATGGAGTAGCTAAGGAGGATGCAGGGTCAGTGGAGCACTGTGAAAACGGTAGTCAGAAGTCCATCGATTTTGAGGCTGAAGTCGCTCTTAATGACCTCTTTGATTGCTCCACCCAGAAATGTAGTGGTCAGCTGAGCCAAAGCCTGTCAGATTGTTCTTCAAACTCTAGTTTCCATGGAAACCGGAACACTTTGCTAAAGGACAAGCACACTTCAGATAATGCCACAGCTGCTAGTGAATGTGTAGTTAGAGATGGACCTCAAAGGCAAGTCTCATCACTTGCTGTAGAATGTATGGCAGCCATTCCACCTGAAAAAGCTGAAATGACTTCGGAGCAAACAGTTCCAATCACCAGCTCTTCCAAGGTAGACTTGGTTGTCTCCAATAAGCTTGACAGAATTGTCGGCGATGACTTTGAGGACTGGGGTGCTGATTTGTTGCCGGATGACTCATTTGTCATGCAAATTACTCAGGACCCTGAGCTGATAAATATTCCAGCCAATGCATTATGTCATACTTCTAACAAAAGCAGTGAAGCAAAGAAAAGCACTGCAGGTTCTGAAAAACCTTACACTTTTGATTCCTCTAATAAAGTTCCAGCATCATGTGCTTTACAAAAAACAAGTGTTCAGATAGAAACACCCAAGGCAATTCTTCTGCATAAAGATTTCTCTTTAAAAACCGATAAGATGGAGTCCATTTCAGAAAGCTGTCCAAACAAAACTTCTGGCTGTAATTCTGTTTCAGTGAAATCTGGAAATAAGAGCGTCCAGGGCGGTTTTACTCAACTTAAATGTGTCCGTAATGATAACTTCTCTGAAAAAAGAGCTGCTTTGATTTCAGTGCCTTGTCTCCCTAAACCACAGACTGGAAAATATAGAAGCAACATGCACAGTGTTAATTATCAGTTGTCCACCGTTTCTGCCACTACAAAGGCTCTTGACCGAAAGAAAGCAACTAGTCAAAGAAGTACAGGTCATCTGAAGCAGACAGACGTGCCAAAGAAAAATGTGCTTTTGTTTGATGATTGGAATGAGCCTAGGTTCTCGGATGACGTTCTCGACTTGTTTTGTGAATCGAATAGTCTTTGGGGGGCAAACTGTGACGACGACGACTTGCTTTATCAAGTCTGCGATGATGTGGAAAAAAGCTCTCTGAGCCAGGAGGTTGCGAACGAGAATGAAAAAGCTAAATCGGTGGTAGCGAGTGCTTCCAAGTTAAAGGTGGGTTCATGCCTTGCAGTACCGATTCAGGGACTTTCACATTGCCTGCAGGCCCATGTGGGCAGGAAAACCTTCTCATTGGATCCTCCAGTTACAATTACAAAGCCGCTGAAGAATGAGAATTCTGCAAATTCACCAGTACAGCATACCTGTGCACCGTTTAAATCTGAGAGTGTCAATGGTGTTCCGGGGAAATGGCGCAGGTCTCTTTCAGTGCCTGAAGGAGGCTTTGCTTCCGGAAGTAGCTCAGCCACTCTCTCAACCACGTGTCTAAATGTTAATAATATGCAGTGGCAGAATGGCCTCTATAATGTTGCCAAGGTACAGAATAGCAGCAAAATTAATCAAGTGTCAGCTGAAAAGGTGAAATATGTGTTCCGGAAGACGAATAGTTCCCAAGCCCTTGTATTGGACCATAAAAACGTAAATATAGGCGACCTTTCTCGAACTAAGCTAGGGCTGTGGGAAAGCAAGAATGCACCAAACATCCCATTTCAGGCAACACTACAAATGAATCAGAAGCCAGCCTTTAAGAGGCACCTCTCTGATGGTTTTGCACAGTCTGGAACAG ACCAGAGAAGTAGAAAGTGTTCTCAAGAAGAAATTGCGAGGAAAAAGCAAGAAGCTCTTGAGCGGAGAAAGTGTAAAATGCAAGCATCGCTCAAAAATACAGCACCTACCTGA